The stretch of DNA TCTttgcagaaaaagagagagaaaaaggagacgaaAGCCACAAAAAACGCTGTCTGAGGGAACTCTCACAGCATAGAAAAAAGCGCGCGCCTGACCGCCCGTTTTACCCCGACCCCCCGCACAAAACGAACGCAaaggagcgacgcgcccttgcgcggggggagaggaagactgAGCGACAGAACCTGCGCATTGCATGTGAACGGCAGTCGCAAagccatgcatgcgcgctggAGGCAGGAGGGTATCACCTCTCTTCCGATTTAGTGACCCAAAACGCTGTGTGTAGACCCAGCAACATCGGTTCTTCGATGAGGTTTCAGTGGAAAAACACTCTGATTCACCGTGTCCGCTGGAGAAAAGCACTCTCGGATTTTTCTTGCTCTCAAGCATCTACGATGTTTGCAGACTGAACTGAACATCCAGTGAACGTATCAGTAGACTGTGTTGCAGAGTGGTCGACGCTCTTCTGCTACCACCGTTGTCCGCAGGCCGCTTAGAGAAATTAAGGGACGGAAGTACTGGACAGAAATACATAGTAGTCAGATCAATAGTTGACATCCCGTAGGGCCCTCTGGCAAAGGTAGATGCTTAAGTTTGCCAAAAAGGCAACCGGCCGAAGCTGTCCCATGACCTCTAAGCCCAGCCCCGAAGTTAGTACTACAGGGAAGGGCTGGTGGTCGATGAGCGGCATTCAACAGAAGGACCAACGTTTGCGATGCCCATCCGGACGACTTGCTGCGGGGTACGGCAGTGTGAAATGAGCCAGCAGCATAGGTTGATGGCGTTGGTGGATAGTCGTTGCCTGTTTGTCGCCCGAACTGTCGTGTGCTGATCGGCAGTTAATGTCGTGGCCCGATACGCTCCGTTCAACTATGAAAACAGTCAAGTCGAATCGTACAGCCAGCGCATACAATGATTTAGCAAGGTGAGCCGCAAGAGAAGACTAGCCTATTTTGTGAATACAGTTTCGGGCACACGCACTACCCTGAGAACTGCCAAGGCAATATCAACAGAACCACATCGGAAACGGTGTTCTGCGTCAGGCTCAGGCGGATCTTCCCTTTGCCGTTAAAGTCAAATATGCGCAATGCAGCTGGTTCACCCTGTCAGCAATGCACGCAAGCCACTTGCTCAAACTCTAGAAACTAGCCGTACTGGCGCTGCTTGTTTCTAGAGTTCCACCTGCCGGCAAAACTGCGGAGCCTGTCGGCAGAAGGTCACTTTTTTTTGAATACGTTCTAGTGCCATGAAACTGGCAGATGCATCAAGATGGCGCCACCGCCGAAGGGTACCAGTGTACGCCAAGTTGGTCGGGTCACTTTTGCTCTCTTTGGGTGCGTACGCGAACACTACGCCGATACTTTTATGAGCGTGAAGTAGAGCACGCCATTCGACCAACCCCATGTCCTTTCTGTATTGCTGCCGTAGCACAAATAAGATATCTCTAAGACAGTCTGGTGGAGTCGATTAGGAGGCAGAGTTGTCGCAGTGCGAGCGGGCACCCGCAGCCAGTCGTCGTTAACAGGACCTGAATCGCGCACGAGACCCACTTGCTTCCGTTCCTGTTGTGCCCCCGCTGTTCAGGATCAAATTCACTTATCGTGCAAGCAAGTGCGCCCACTGGCTCAGCGGTAAGGTGTTTCAAATTAATAGGGCTTGTGGTGCAGAACGGTTGCATAAGGGCAAGTGCTCACCTGCCGGGGATACAGATCGCTTTTACCTGTTTGTGCTTCACGCTCAGAGCGACTTTGTGCATAATATTTCCGGCACTATACCAGTAATGCTTTCAACGTAACTCACCCTTTAGACGCGGAACAATCTATTGTGACGGTGACTGCTTCAGGCCCTCATGAAGCATCACGGGCCGTATAGCCTACCTCCCTTCGAGCATGTGCAGTCTTTCGAGAAAGTTTACGAATTCATTGGGGAGTATCGCGACGACGCTGAACATTTCCGTTCTGCTATGGATGAAGCGCTGAAGGAAGCACGCGGGCGTTACCACGGGCCTTTCCGATATCGGTATCGGGAGTATCCGAGGCCGACGAAGTACCCGCCCTGGTAAGGTCTCTTTCTGCGAACCGGTCGCTGGCTTCAAGCGTACGCGAGCCTCGAGGATGCTGCTGTGAAAGGCATCGGCGTTGCGTTCTGCCCTTATCTGCTAACAGGTACTTCAATCAAGCGATGACGGTCACCTTACCTATGTCGCTCGAAATCAAGGAGCCTCTGGGGCCAGAAGGGTGGGAGTCACAGCAAACGAAGCTATGCTCACCAAAAAGAAGTCTACAGATTATAATGCGGAGTGGAGTTTGAGTCACGCTGATGCTCTTGATGACCATTTTTCACCTGTTGGGGATTTATTGTGTGTCTCATATGCCCTTATCCCTTTTCTAGAGTAATAGTCGCTCACGAAGTCTACGAAGCACGCCCCGACCTTCGGGAGCAGATGACCGTTCCCGGTCCGACAGAGCCACCGAAGGCTCATCAGACGCTCGACTTATTGACGGCGGTGCTCCAACAATCGCCGGCGCAACCTGGTGGATGACCGCAACTCGTTTGGTTGGAGCTCAAAGGTTTTTTGTCGTGTGCGCCCTTATATTCTAAGCTGCTTTTCTGGACTTCAGTGCGGTCGATTTTCCAGAGTCTGAACGCAAAGTGTCACTGGGTTTCCTCACAGTACACTTCTTGAAACACACCAGGGACACAGATGGACAACATACCGCTGTGGTAAGGTCTCTTTCTGCGAACCGGCCGCTGGCCTCAAGCATCGGTGGGCGCTGAGGACGCTGCACTGAAAGGCGTCCCACCCACCATCGTGCACTCTACATCTGTTGGTAGCTGGATGTATTCATCAAACTCTGTCACAGCACCGCACACCCACGGAATACCGTAGAAAACCACAGAGTGAAATCCAGACACCAGAAAAACATTTGCCACGTGGTATTACACATGACAGCCCACACCTGATATCATGCGCCCAATTCCTTGACCCCAGAACCGCCACATCATGTGTTGGCTGTTTGGGGAGCGTAATGGGTTTTCGACGAGCGTGGAATTAGTGAATATACTGATTATCACTGATGTTTTTGCAAAAAAGACACTTGTACCGATACTATGTGCTGGTGTAATCTGGTGCAGGGGCTCCGCCATTAGGTTTATGCTCACCACACACCGACGAGCTGACTAAGCCCGTGGGAGTATGCACTTAACGCCGCACGTAGTAGGATTTCTCACTCCGCGTTGTTATGCTGCCTCCCATCCCTCCCGTGTCTACACTGACTGACTGGACGACAGTGGAAAGCATTTCTACGGTACGCCTTTCCGCTTTGGTGTACGAAGTGAAATATGGTTAATGGCGTCTATGCAACGTATGTGCCTGCGACTGCTGAGACACGTAAATGGCGGTGGAGCTTTTGAAGGGATTCACGGAGAGCAGTAATCCCGTTTATTTGTCTGCGCATCCAGTTCAACAGCGTCACTGCAGATATAATAGAGACCAAGTCGATCTGCGAGTTAGTTGCACGGATAATACTCCTCTGTGCTATAGTTCAACCGCTCCTGCGGAGACAGTATACTATGGTTTTCGCACAGGCCTCCCAGGCTTCTTCGGGATTTGGCCTCAGCAGTCTCAATCGCGTACATCATTCCACCCGCTTTTCTTCCAGTGTAAAGCGCAAAGCCTGTCAAAATGCCTCAAATCCCGCCGTTGCAGCGGGATGGGAAGTCGTCCGTGCCATGCCATGTGGCGACGGACCAATACAGATTGAACGCCACAATGGCCGTACTGCCGACTATAATAACCCAGTCGAAAAGACTCCTACGGAGAGACTTTTCTTTTATGAGTCTCACGTGGAGGAGCGCGGGAAAAAGGAAAGCGAGAGGAGCTCCACACAGACTTCCAACGAGCGCCACAAAGCTGTCCAACTGTCGCAGCCCTACCGTCGCGACGACCACCGTTAGAGCCACCTACAAATCACAGAATATAGAGAACTCAAGGACAATAACCGTTTTGTTCCCTGTGGATTTGGGTCTCAATCGACCGCAAAAACGAACTGGAATCCCTCTGTCTGTGACTTGGCTCGTTTACCTCGGGGCTTCACCACCAATGACGTAATCAGACTTTGATGCCCCATCACTACTGCTAGCAGTGGTTTAATGAAGGCTTTTCCTCAGCCTTTCAAAGCACCACGTCGCCATACTTCCTGCACCCCCTAAAACTCACCAGACCGCAACGCAGTCCTCCACTGAAAAGCCGAAATGAGCACCCGTGCGATATTTTCATGACTGCAGATAGTCGTTCCTCCAAGATTGTCGCAGCAGGGAAAAGAAGAAGTGGGTACGTCGCCATCACTGCCAGTGCAAACACAGACTGGCACAGCAGAAAACAAACCCCACGCAGAACACGGTCAAACAATGTTGCAAATCTAAACACAAATGCATCACCATCATCGTCGGTGAGGCACACGCCCCCGCAGCAAAAGATCCAATCTGCGGCCAGCCTATTCAATAAGAATGGCGCTACACATACATTTTATATGGTTGCAAGGATACTCTGCATGTTCGTTGTGCTGCCGCACGATGCCACGCTTACCTGCACCGTCAATCCCAACACGCCAGCCGGAAGGTTTGAGAGAATTACAACTTTCAGGTTTTCGCCCAGCACCACGTTGCACAAAACGCAGTACCCGATGTAAAGGATTAGCAGACCAGTGAGAGAGGCTGTCACTAGCTGCGTACACAGGTGGAAAAAGGACGACAGGAAAGCAAAGATATGTTGCCGACGTGGATGCACGCAAGACTGCCTTCCAAACTCAGAACGAGTCTAACGGCCGCGTGGACCCGAAACCCGCCATCTACGTGCCTATCTGGCAGATGTTCGCTGAACATTCACACGACTACAGGTTTACTGCGGAGCACCGCCTGCGATTCCACCTGTGGCTAGCTTCATATGTCTATAGAGAGTCAGCTCCTACGCACCAGGGGAAAAATGTTCTGCGCCTTTCTAGTCGCAGAGCTTCGAATCGGGAGAATGAGGCCCCCTCCTGCCACCAGGCCACGCAGAGACAATACGATTACGTTTGATTTGGATGCTCGAGTGACAACGCCAGGCTGACTGAAAGCACACTGCAAATGTGCAGGGAATGCTGAAACCTTCCTGAGGGTTGCAGCGTTCCGCTGCCACCACTAGCGCTTCTGAGTGGACcctcagacgccgccgcctcatATTCAGTGCGCTGACTACTTCACACACCCGACTACGTGTAGTCAAGGATACACACCCAAGCCCGACTACACGCGTAGCTTACCTTCCCACATGAAGACACTTGTTCCAATCATGAGTGGCCAGTTCCCCCAGTTGGCGAGGGGGACGGAAGTGGCGTGTTGGGTGGAACCGACAACGATGACCGCGACAATGAGCAGCACAACACCAGCGACTGTTCCGACGTTTCCAACTAACATTAGCGGCGCAAGGTGTTTCATATGCCGAATTAAACTGACAGGGATGTAGAACAGAAGCAGAAACCATAAAATTGTGGTGACCTGCCAATGGTAATCCGGTGAGCAGTCGCTGAGTGTCCACACAACGTCTCGAGCATTCCCTGCGACCACCACGGCGTTTATCGTGCAGAATGCAAGCTGCGATAAAATGACACACATCTCAATGGTAAATCGGCCCCACCATCCGTAGGCCGCCTCGCCTAATGCCTCATACGTCTCTCGCACTCCC from Besnoitia besnoiti strain Bb-Ger1 chromosome V, whole genome shotgun sequence encodes:
- a CDS encoding transmembrane amino acid transporter protein (encoded by transcript BESB_059250) encodes the protein MTGFTTARNFEISVSTTPVADLSDNRDFAGRATREEDVATTSSHHLALETKKTGITRTTVLVVKSFLGGAFLFLPHAVMKGGVVLSLCTLAVAFCLALYCIQLLCECCEPGVRETYEALGEAAYGWWGRFTIEMCVILSQLAFCTINAVVVAGNARDVVWTLSDCSPDYHWQVTTILWFLLLFYIPVSLIRHMKHLAPLMLVGNVGTVAGVVLLIVAVIVVGSTQHATSVPLANWGNWPLMIGTSVFMWEGGGLILPIRSSATRKAQNIFPLVLTASLTGLLILYIGYCVLCNVVLGENLKVVILSNLPAGVLGLTVQSVFALAVMATYPLLLFPAATILEERLSAVMKISHGCSFRLFSGGLRCGLVALTVVVATVGLRQLDSFVALVGSLCGAPLAFLFPALLHVRLIKEKSLRRSLFDWVIIVGSTAIVAFNLYWSVATWHGTDDFPSRCNGGI
- a CDS encoding hypothetical protein (encoded by transcript BESB_059240), which codes for MTSKPSPEVSTTGKGWWSMSGIQQKDQRLRCPSGRLAAGCIKMAPPPKGTSVRQVGRVTFALFGCALMKHHGPYSLPPFEHVQSFEKVYEFIGEYRDDAEHFRSAMDEALKEARGRYHGPFRYRYREYPRPTKYPPWYFNQAMTVTLPMSLEIKEPLGPEGVIVAHEVYEARPDLREQMTVPGPTEPPKAHQTLDLLTAVLQQSPAQPGG